Proteins encoded within one genomic window of Jiangella mangrovi:
- a CDS encoding tRNA adenosine deaminase-associated protein, producing MSDGEGVVDFVVMAYREEGQWQVEAVPRQLGNDLRRVVELLRARQGESGSLAFVSVDEDFFYAVRLIGDDVRLLLSDVTAATDWPMARDVVERLGLPLPDDEDPVQPAGDLAIFADLGVDPMALAAICDDIDDYPDEMIMQIAARAGFGPQLDDVLP from the coding sequence GTGTCCGACGGTGAGGGCGTCGTCGACTTCGTGGTCATGGCCTACCGCGAAGAGGGGCAGTGGCAGGTCGAGGCCGTGCCCCGTCAGCTCGGGAACGACCTGCGCCGGGTGGTGGAGCTGCTGCGCGCGCGGCAGGGCGAGAGCGGGTCGCTCGCGTTCGTCTCCGTCGACGAGGACTTCTTCTACGCCGTGCGGCTGATCGGCGACGACGTGCGGCTGCTGCTGTCCGACGTCACCGCCGCCACCGACTGGCCCATGGCCCGCGACGTCGTCGAGCGCCTCGGGCTGCCGCTACCGGACGACGAGGACCCCGTGCAGCCGGCGGGCGACCTCGCGATCTTCGCCGACCTCGGCGTCGACCCGATGGCGCTGGCCGCCATCTGCGACGACATCGACGACTATCCCGACGAGATGATCATGCAGATCGCCGCCCGGGCCGGCTTCGGGCCGCAGCTGGACGACGTCCTGCCGTAG
- a CDS encoding proton-translocating transhydrogenase family protein yields MTEGVALLTVFVLAVFVGFEVVSKVSSTLHTPLMSGANAIHGVILVGAVIVAGTADETGVLVVALIAVVLATLNLVGGFVVTDRMLEMFGGKRQTAPEPAKDGDA; encoded by the coding sequence GTGACCGAGGGCGTCGCGCTGCTGACGGTGTTCGTGCTGGCGGTGTTCGTGGGGTTCGAGGTCGTGTCGAAGGTCTCGTCGACCCTGCACACGCCCCTGATGTCCGGCGCGAACGCCATCCACGGCGTCATCCTGGTCGGCGCGGTCATCGTGGCCGGGACGGCGGACGAGACCGGCGTGCTGGTGGTCGCGCTGATCGCCGTCGTGCTGGCGACCCTGAACCTGGTCGGCGGGTTCGTCGTCACCGACCGGATGCTGGAGATGTTCGGCGGCAAACGGCAGACCGCGCCCGAGCCGGCGAAGGACGGTGACGCGTGA
- a CDS encoding NAD(P)(+) transhydrogenase (Re/Si-specific) subunit beta, with protein MIPVWAQVCYVVAAVCFILALKGLSSPKSARRGNLIGAFGALLAVVVTFFAYDIGNLGWILLAVAAGGIAGALGARRVAMTAMPQLVALFNGVGGGAAALVALLELSEPARAGLVKPNGFFNDGGWFAYAPLNDSGGHTIEEIERLAQLLTTGTLTATAFTILIGAVSFSGSVITFLKLQELMTGRPITFPGGPFVFGGVLVASVGLGVWTVATGSVTLAIILALVGLLAGVLLVLPVGGADVPIVISLLNAFTGLAVAAGGYVLENALLLVAGTLVGASGTILTRAMAMAMGRSVSSILFGAFKGGSTAGGGEVSDRPVRSAGADDVAIMLAYARRVIVVPGYGLAVAQAQHTIRELVDLLEKRGVEVGYAIHPVAGRMPGHMNVLLAEASVPYEQLLEMDTANGQLRTADVALVVGANDVVNPAARTSPGSPIYGMPILDADHASAIVFLKRSMRPGFAGIENELLFDPKTTLLFGDAKASLTALVTALKSL; from the coding sequence GTGATCCCGGTCTGGGCCCAGGTCTGCTACGTCGTCGCCGCCGTCTGCTTCATCCTCGCCCTCAAGGGCCTCTCGTCGCCGAAGTCCGCCCGGCGCGGCAACCTCATCGGCGCCTTCGGTGCGCTGCTCGCCGTCGTCGTCACGTTCTTCGCCTACGACATCGGGAACCTCGGCTGGATCCTGCTCGCGGTCGCGGCCGGCGGCATCGCCGGCGCGCTGGGCGCCCGTCGTGTCGCGATGACGGCGATGCCGCAGCTCGTCGCCCTGTTCAACGGCGTCGGCGGCGGCGCCGCGGCGCTGGTCGCGCTGCTGGAGCTGTCCGAGCCGGCGCGCGCCGGGCTGGTCAAGCCGAACGGGTTCTTCAACGACGGCGGCTGGTTCGCCTACGCGCCGCTGAACGACTCGGGCGGGCACACGATCGAGGAGATCGAGCGGCTGGCGCAGCTGCTCACGACCGGCACGCTGACGGCGACGGCGTTCACGATCCTCATCGGCGCGGTCTCGTTCTCCGGGTCCGTCATCACGTTCCTCAAGCTGCAGGAGCTGATGACCGGCCGCCCCATCACCTTCCCGGGCGGGCCGTTCGTGTTCGGTGGCGTGCTGGTCGCCTCGGTCGGCCTGGGCGTGTGGACGGTCGCGACCGGCAGCGTGACGCTGGCGATCATCCTGGCGCTGGTCGGGCTGCTGGCCGGCGTGCTGCTGGTGCTCCCGGTCGGCGGCGCGGACGTGCCGATCGTCATCTCGCTGCTCAACGCGTTCACCGGCCTCGCGGTCGCGGCCGGCGGCTACGTGCTCGAGAACGCGCTGCTGCTCGTGGCCGGCACGCTGGTCGGCGCGAGCGGCACCATCCTCACCCGGGCGATGGCGATGGCCATGGGCCGATCGGTGTCGTCGATCCTGTTCGGCGCGTTCAAGGGCGGCTCGACGGCCGGCGGTGGCGAGGTGTCGGACCGCCCGGTCCGCTCGGCCGGCGCCGACGACGTCGCGATCATGCTCGCCTACGCACGCCGGGTCATCGTGGTGCCGGGGTACGGGCTGGCGGTCGCCCAGGCGCAGCACACGATCCGCGAGCTGGTCGACCTGCTCGAGAAGCGCGGCGTCGAGGTCGGCTACGCCATCCACCCGGTCGCCGGTCGCATGCCGGGACACATGAACGTGCTGCTCGCCGAGGCCAGCGTGCCGTACGAGCAGCTGCTCGAGATGGACACCGCCAACGGCCAGCTGCGCACGGCGGACGTCGCGCTGGTGGTCGGGGCGAACGACGTCGTGAACCCGGCGGCGCGCACGTCGCCGGGGTCGCCCATCTACGGCATGCCGATCCTCGACGCCGACCACGCGAGCGCCATCGTCTTCCTCAAGCGCTCGATGCGCCCGGGCTTCGCCGGCATCGAGAACGAGCTGCTCTTCGACCCGAAGACGACGCTGCTGTTCGGCGATGCGAAGGCCTCGCTGACGGCCCTGGTGACGGCGCTCAAGTCGCTCTGA
- a CDS encoding VOC family protein: protein MRILTGQQVADEGLDGWAHLGNGLYTRIATPDFSTGLALVNAVGAAVVHAAPERTGLQPDLSLHTTHVDITLAGRGLPGVTDEDVTLARTISGLVSDAGLRLDSSVERINLALDTPDTDRVLPFWRAMLAFEDRPGAPMVRDPAGRLPSVWFQPSGSEEPRQRWHLDVWVDPAEVQGRIDACLAAGGRIDDDTLAPAFWVLADAEGNRSCFATWQGRD, encoded by the coding sequence ATGCGAATCCTGACCGGACAGCAGGTCGCCGACGAGGGACTCGACGGCTGGGCGCACCTCGGCAACGGGCTGTACACGCGGATCGCGACGCCGGACTTCTCCACGGGCCTGGCGCTGGTGAACGCCGTCGGCGCGGCGGTGGTCCACGCTGCCCCCGAGCGCACCGGACTCCAGCCCGACCTGAGCCTGCACACCACGCACGTCGACATCACGCTCGCCGGCCGCGGCCTGCCGGGCGTCACCGACGAGGACGTCACGCTCGCCCGCACGATCAGCGGGCTGGTGAGCGACGCCGGGCTGCGCCTCGACTCCTCCGTCGAGCGGATCAACCTCGCCCTGGACACGCCCGACACGGACCGCGTGCTGCCGTTCTGGCGCGCCATGCTCGCCTTCGAGGACCGGCCCGGCGCGCCGATGGTGCGCGATCCGGCCGGCCGGCTGCCGTCGGTCTGGTTCCAGCCGTCGGGGAGCGAGGAGCCGCGGCAGCGCTGGCACCTCGACGTGTGGGTCGACCCGGCAGAGGTGCAGGGGCGCATCGACGCCTGCCTCGCCGCCGGTGGCCGGATCGACGACGACACGCTGGCGCCGGCGTTCTGGGTGCTGGCCGACGCCGAGGGCAACCGGTCCTGCTTCGCGACCTGGCAGGGCCGCGACTGA
- a CDS encoding alpha-mannosidase has protein sequence MHDNHVLVENRLKRLLNQRLKPAVHRTVAPLSLAVWHVDGGHGEPVPPSAALPGGEAVADGRYVPAAAGDRWGPPWGTSWFHVTGEVPAGAAGRRVELVIDLGWADHSPGFQAEGLAYRPDGSVVKGLHPRNVWLPVADPAAGGERIDLYVEAAANPQVLVGGDAMFSPTALGEKSTAGTEPLYRVNRADVTVFETDVWELWQDLEAIGGLMPQLPEGEPRRWHLLRAVERALDALDLQDLSGTAAAARAELTDVLTRPANASAHRISAVGHAHIDSAWLWPVRETVRKVARTTANVSGLLDEYPDLVYAMSSAQQFAWIEEHRPEVFERVAAQVKGGRFVPVGGMWVESDTNLPGSEAMARQLVHGKRYFLERFGIDTQEVWLPDSFGYSPALPQLVALSGSRWFLTQKISWNKQNVFPHHTFWWEGLDGTRVFTHFPPVDTYNSDLSGGELAHAVRNFRDKGEATRSLVPFGWGDGGGGPTREMIAQARRTADLEGSPRVAIEKPSDFFAAAEAEYAHAPVWSGELYLEIHRATYTSQAKTKQGNRRSEHLLHEAELWSATAAVAGLVDYPYDELDRIWKQVLLHQFHDILPGSSIAWVHREAREQYARLGAELDGIIGRAQQALAGSGDVSVAFNAAPHGRCDVPAFAATPIALSPSEPAPSISVTAAEGGYVLDNGLLRVTVDGRGLLTSVLDLESGREVLAGPGNLLQLHPDLPNQWDAWDVDEFYRNTVTDLVDVDELGTDGGTVRVARTFGDSHVVQEITLAPGARRVDITTEVDWHEREKFLKAAFPLDVQTQRAAYETQYGHHYRATHENTSWDAAKFEVCAHRFVHLEEPGYGVALVNDSTYGHDVRRFAAAGGAGGTTTTVRLSLLRAPRYPDPETDQGVHTLRYSLVPGATIDDAVREGYALNLPPRFVDGAGHEVEPLVRLSGASSGSVAVSAVKLADDRSGDVVVRLYESGGGRAAALLTPSFPVTGVEETDLLERPVAASALISDGSGPDGFALRLRPFQIVTLRLRRA, from the coding sequence ATGCACGACAACCACGTCCTGGTCGAGAACCGCCTGAAGCGCCTCCTGAACCAGCGGCTGAAGCCGGCCGTGCACCGCACGGTCGCCCCTCTGTCCCTCGCGGTCTGGCACGTCGACGGCGGCCACGGCGAGCCGGTGCCGCCGTCGGCCGCGCTGCCCGGCGGCGAGGCGGTCGCCGACGGTCGCTACGTCCCGGCCGCGGCGGGCGATCGCTGGGGCCCGCCCTGGGGGACGTCCTGGTTCCACGTGACCGGCGAGGTGCCGGCCGGGGCGGCGGGGCGTCGGGTCGAGCTGGTCATCGACCTGGGCTGGGCCGACCACTCGCCGGGGTTCCAGGCCGAGGGGCTGGCCTACCGGCCGGACGGCTCGGTGGTCAAGGGCCTGCACCCGCGCAACGTGTGGCTGCCGGTCGCCGACCCGGCCGCGGGCGGCGAGCGCATCGACCTCTACGTCGAGGCGGCCGCGAACCCGCAGGTTCTGGTCGGCGGCGACGCGATGTTCAGCCCGACGGCGCTCGGTGAGAAGTCGACCGCGGGGACCGAGCCGCTCTACCGCGTCAACCGCGCCGACGTCACGGTGTTCGAGACCGACGTGTGGGAGCTCTGGCAGGACCTCGAGGCGATCGGCGGGCTGATGCCGCAGCTGCCCGAGGGCGAGCCGCGACGGTGGCACCTGCTGCGCGCCGTCGAGCGGGCGCTGGACGCGCTGGACCTGCAGGACCTCTCGGGGACGGCGGCGGCCGCGCGGGCCGAGCTGACCGACGTGCTGACGAGGCCGGCCAACGCCAGCGCCCACCGCATCTCCGCTGTCGGGCACGCGCACATCGACTCCGCCTGGCTGTGGCCGGTGCGCGAGACCGTCCGCAAGGTCGCGCGCACGACGGCGAACGTGTCCGGCCTGCTCGACGAGTACCCGGACCTCGTCTACGCGATGTCCTCGGCACAGCAGTTCGCCTGGATCGAGGAGCACCGCCCCGAGGTCTTCGAGCGGGTAGCGGCGCAGGTCAAGGGCGGCCGCTTCGTCCCCGTCGGCGGCATGTGGGTCGAGTCCGACACCAACCTGCCCGGCTCGGAGGCCATGGCCCGGCAGCTGGTGCACGGCAAGCGGTACTTCCTGGAGCGGTTCGGCATCGACACGCAGGAGGTCTGGCTGCCGGACTCGTTCGGCTACTCGCCGGCACTGCCGCAGCTGGTGGCGCTGTCGGGGTCGCGCTGGTTCCTCACCCAGAAGATCTCGTGGAACAAGCAGAACGTCTTCCCGCACCACACCTTCTGGTGGGAGGGCCTCGACGGCACCCGCGTCTTCACGCACTTCCCGCCCGTCGACACCTACAACTCCGACCTGTCCGGCGGCGAGCTGGCCCACGCCGTCCGCAACTTCCGCGACAAGGGCGAGGCGACCCGCTCGCTGGTGCCGTTCGGCTGGGGCGACGGCGGCGGCGGCCCCACCCGCGAGATGATCGCCCAGGCGCGCCGGACGGCGGACCTCGAGGGCTCGCCGCGGGTCGCCATCGAGAAGCCGTCGGACTTCTTCGCCGCAGCCGAGGCCGAGTACGCCCACGCGCCGGTCTGGTCCGGTGAGCTGTACCTCGAGATCCACCGCGCCACGTACACGTCGCAGGCCAAGACCAAGCAGGGCAACCGGCGCAGCGAGCACCTGCTGCACGAGGCCGAGCTCTGGTCGGCGACGGCGGCCGTCGCGGGCCTCGTCGACTACCCGTACGACGAGCTGGACCGCATCTGGAAGCAGGTCCTGCTCCACCAGTTCCACGACATCCTGCCCGGCTCGTCGATCGCCTGGGTGCACCGCGAGGCGCGCGAGCAGTACGCCCGGCTGGGTGCGGAGCTGGACGGGATCATCGGCCGGGCCCAGCAGGCCCTGGCCGGGTCCGGCGACGTCTCGGTCGCGTTCAACGCCGCCCCGCACGGGCGTTGCGACGTGCCCGCGTTCGCCGCGACGCCGATCGCGCTGTCGCCGTCGGAGCCCGCCCCGTCGATCTCCGTCACCGCGGCCGAGGGCGGGTACGTGCTCGACAACGGCTTGCTGCGCGTGACCGTCGACGGCCGCGGCCTGCTGACGTCGGTGCTCGACCTCGAGTCCGGCCGCGAGGTGCTCGCCGGCCCGGGCAACCTGCTGCAGCTGCACCCCGACCTGCCCAACCAGTGGGACGCCTGGGACGTCGACGAGTTCTACCGCAACACCGTCACCGACCTCGTCGACGTCGACGAGCTGGGCACCGACGGCGGCACCGTCCGGGTCGCGCGCACCTTCGGCGACTCCCACGTCGTGCAAGAGATCACGCTCGCGCCAGGCGCCCGGCGGGTCGACATCACCACCGAGGTCGACTGGCACGAGCGCGAGAAGTTCCTCAAGGCCGCGTTCCCGCTCGACGTGCAGACGCAGCGGGCCGCGTACGAGACGCAGTACGGGCACCACTACCGCGCGACGCACGAGAACACGTCCTGGGACGCGGCGAAGTTCGAGGTGTGCGCCCACCGGTTCGTACACCTCGAGGAGCCCGGCTACGGCGTCGCCCTGGTCAACGACTCGACGTACGGGCACGACGTGCGCCGGTTCGCTGCTGCTGGCGGTGCTGGCGGGACGACGACCACCGTGCGGCTCTCGCTGCTGCGGGCGCCGCGCTACCCCGACCCCGAGACCGACCAGGGCGTGCACACCCTGCGCTACTCGCTGGTGCCGGGCGCGACCATCGACGACGCGGTGCGCGAGGGCTACGCGCTCAACCTGCCGCCCCGCTTCGTCGACGGCGCCGGGCACGAGGTCGAGCCACTGGTCCGGCTGTCCGGCGCGTCGAGCGGATCGGTGGCGGTGTCCGCGGTCAAGCTGGCCGACGACCGCTCCGGCGATGTCGTCGTGCGGCTCTACGAGTCCGGCGGCGGCCGGGCGGCGGCGCTGCTGACGCCGTCGTTCCCCGTGACCGGGGTCGAGGAGACCGACCTGCTCGAGCGGCCGGTCGCGGCGAGCGCTCTGATCTCCGACGGCTCCGGCCCCGACGGGTTCGCTCTGCGGCTGCGCCCGTTCCAGATCGTCACGCTACGCCTGCGCCGCGCCTGA
- a CDS encoding NAD(P) transhydrogenase subunit alpha, with protein MKVVVAAETRDHERRVALVPDLVGRLTSAGLEVVVESGAGAGALHDDAAYEAAGATVASGDALTGADVVVSVNPLPSERIAALRTGAVTVSFLPTAQELDAVRAARDAGVTAFSLELVPRISRAQSMDALTSQALVAGYRAVLVAAEKLPRFFPLSMTAAGTVPPAEVLVLGAGVAGLQAIATARRLGARVQAYDVRAASADEVRSLGAKFVELDLPSLEGAGGYAREMTEERAQLQRDLLAPVVSASDVLITTAAVPGRTAPLLVERPAVEAMKPGSVVVDLAAETGGNVEGSVAGEELHLGNALVWGARNVPSQLPVHASRLFAANVVNLVLLMTADGKVTPDFADEIVDGAAVTHDGVVRHAPTRELLEAE; from the coding sequence ATGAAGGTCGTCGTCGCTGCCGAGACCCGTGACCATGAGCGCCGGGTGGCGCTGGTCCCTGACCTGGTCGGCCGGCTGACCAGCGCGGGACTCGAGGTCGTCGTCGAGTCCGGGGCCGGTGCCGGCGCCCTGCACGACGACGCCGCCTACGAGGCCGCGGGTGCCACGGTCGCGAGCGGTGACGCGCTGACCGGCGCCGATGTCGTCGTGTCCGTGAATCCGCTGCCGTCGGAGCGCATCGCCGCACTGCGCACGGGCGCCGTCACCGTGTCGTTCCTGCCGACGGCGCAGGAGCTCGACGCCGTCCGGGCCGCTCGCGACGCCGGCGTGACGGCGTTCTCGCTCGAGCTGGTCCCGCGCATCTCACGTGCCCAGTCCATGGACGCGCTCACGTCGCAGGCGCTGGTCGCCGGCTACCGCGCGGTCCTGGTCGCCGCCGAGAAGCTGCCGCGGTTCTTCCCGCTGTCGATGACGGCGGCCGGGACGGTTCCGCCCGCCGAGGTGCTGGTGCTCGGCGCCGGCGTGGCCGGACTGCAGGCCATCGCGACCGCGCGCCGGCTCGGCGCGCGCGTGCAGGCCTACGACGTCCGCGCGGCGTCGGCCGACGAGGTCCGCAGCCTGGGCGCGAAGTTCGTCGAGCTCGACCTCCCGAGCCTCGAGGGCGCCGGCGGCTACGCGCGCGAGATGACCGAGGAGCGCGCCCAGCTGCAGCGCGACCTGCTCGCCCCCGTCGTGTCCGCCTCCGACGTCCTCATCACGACGGCGGCCGTGCCCGGCCGGACCGCACCGCTGCTGGTCGAACGGCCCGCCGTCGAGGCGATGAAGCCCGGCAGCGTCGTCGTCGACCTCGCCGCGGAGACCGGCGGCAACGTCGAGGGCAGCGTCGCGGGCGAGGAGCTGCACCTCGGCAACGCGCTCGTCTGGGGCGCGCGGAACGTGCCGAGCCAGCTGCCCGTGCACGCGAGCCGGCTGTTCGCCGCCAACGTCGTCAACCTGGTGCTGTTGATGACGGCGGACGGCAAGGTCACGCCCGACTTCGCCGACGAGATCGTCGACGGCGCCGCCGTCACCCACGACGGCGTCGTCCGGCATGCACCCACCCGCGAGCTCCTGGAGGCCGAGTGA
- the tadA gene encoding tRNA adenosine(34) deaminase TadA, whose amino-acid sequence MSAGPAGRPYEPLMREALSEAVLAPTTRDVPIGAVVVGPDGTVLGRGHNRREADADPTAHAEVLALRAAAAARGSWRLEGCTLVATMEPCSMCAGALVLARVERLVYGAPDPKAGAVGSLWDLVRDRRLNHRPEVISGVLADECGALVSDFFAAQR is encoded by the coding sequence ATGTCCGCGGGACCGGCCGGCCGGCCATACGAGCCGCTCATGCGCGAGGCGCTGTCCGAGGCCGTGCTGGCACCGACGACCCGCGACGTCCCGATCGGCGCGGTCGTCGTGGGGCCCGACGGGACGGTGCTCGGCCGCGGCCACAACCGGCGCGAGGCCGACGCCGACCCGACCGCGCACGCCGAGGTCCTGGCCCTTCGAGCCGCGGCCGCCGCCCGTGGGTCGTGGCGGCTCGAGGGCTGCACCCTCGTCGCGACCATGGAGCCGTGCTCGATGTGCGCCGGCGCCCTGGTGCTGGCCCGGGTCGAGCGGCTCGTCTACGGCGCCCCCGACCCCAAGGCCGGCGCCGTCGGCTCCCTCTGGGACCTCGTCCGTGACCGGCGGCTCAACCATCGCCCCGAGGTCATCTCCGGCGTCCTCGCCGACGAGTGCGGCGCGCTGGTGAGCGACTTCTTCGCCGCCCAGCGCTGA
- a CDS encoding LytR C-terminal domain-containing protein: protein MAFDEEQLTEEESARRHHWRRIRTSVTLLVLVGVVIGAAWYSWDNVVSEDEPVATGTDNQPCALGAPTEAPAPADVQVNVYNATDRNGLASAVARQVRDRGFVVVDVDNDPLSRDITGTAEVRSGPDAQVAAELVATLVAGAVYVPDERTEATIDLVLGDAFEALADPAAPPAEPAADLPACGAAP from the coding sequence ATGGCCTTCGACGAGGAGCAGCTGACCGAGGAGGAGTCTGCCCGGCGGCACCACTGGCGGCGCATCCGCACCTCGGTCACGCTGCTGGTCCTGGTCGGCGTGGTCATCGGTGCGGCCTGGTACAGCTGGGACAACGTCGTGAGCGAGGACGAGCCGGTCGCCACCGGGACGGACAACCAGCCGTGCGCCCTCGGTGCGCCGACGGAGGCGCCCGCTCCGGCCGACGTGCAGGTCAACGTCTACAACGCCACCGACCGCAACGGCCTGGCGTCCGCCGTCGCCCGGCAGGTCCGCGACCGCGGCTTCGTCGTCGTCGACGTCGACAACGACCCCCTCAGCCGCGACATCACCGGCACCGCCGAGGTCCGGTCCGGGCCCGACGCGCAGGTCGCGGCCGAGCTCGTCGCGACCCTGGTCGCCGGCGCGGTGTACGTGCCGGACGAGCGCACCGAGGCCACCATCGACCTCGTGCTCGGCGACGCGTTCGAGGCGCTGGCCGACCCGGCCGCCCCGCCCGCGGAGCCGGCGGCGGACCTACCGGCCTGCGGCGCCGCCCCCTAG
- the upp gene encoding uracil phosphoribosyltransferase, protein MRLLAVDHPLVAHKLTVLRNAKTDSPTFRRLADELVTLLAYEATRDARVATVEIQTPVAATTGVKLSSPKPLIVPILRAGLGMLDGMARLVPTAEVGFLGMIRDEDTLQATTYATRLPDDLTGRQCYVLDPMLATGGTLAAAVHFLVDRGADDITAVCLLAAPEGVEYLERETSELGVPLTVVTAAVDERLNEKGYIVPGLGDAGDRLYGVVD, encoded by the coding sequence ATGCGTCTGCTGGCCGTCGACCACCCCCTCGTCGCGCACAAGCTCACCGTGCTGCGCAACGCCAAGACCGACTCGCCCACGTTCCGCCGGCTCGCCGACGAGCTGGTCACGCTGCTGGCCTACGAGGCCACGCGAGACGCGCGAGTCGCCACCGTCGAGATCCAGACCCCGGTCGCGGCGACCACCGGCGTGAAGCTCAGCTCCCCGAAGCCGCTGATCGTCCCGATCCTGCGCGCGGGCCTGGGCATGCTCGACGGCATGGCGCGGCTGGTCCCGACGGCCGAGGTCGGCTTCCTCGGCATGATCCGCGACGAGGACACCCTGCAGGCCACCACGTATGCCACCCGGCTGCCCGACGACCTCACCGGCCGGCAGTGCTACGTGCTCGACCCCATGCTCGCCACCGGCGGCACACTGGCGGCGGCGGTGCACTTCCTGGTCGACCGCGGCGCCGACGACATCACCGCCGTCTGCCTGCTGGCCGCGCCCGAGGGTGTGGAGTACCTCGAGCGCGAGACCAGCGAGCTGGGCGTCCCGCTCACGGTGGTGACGGCGGCCGTCGACGAGCGGCTCAACGAGAAGGGCTACATCGTCCCCGGGCTGGGCGACGCAGGCGACCGGCTGTACGGCGTCGTCGACTGA
- a CDS encoding potassium/proton antiporter, whose protein sequence is MTVDSLNVFLLAGALVLITAVVAVRVSVRLGLPSLVLYLLIGVAIGESGLGIQFSDPDVAQSFAYAALVVILAEGGLTTQWEAVRPAFGIGLSLATVGVVVSTAVVAVVGHLLLGLDWLPAILLGAIFAPTDAAAVFSTLRRLPLKRRLSGALESESGLNDAPAIVLVTILAAGAGPDDNFLVIGLTVVYELLGGAALGYVVGRAGAAILRRTALPASGLYPLVVLTLTVLAYGLGAFAHMSGFAAVYIAALVLGNSHLPHRAATRSFVEGLAWLAQIGLFVMLGLLSSPSDMPAAFVAAVVAGAALTFVARPISVWASTAPFMMSVREKIFLSWAGLRGAVPVVFATIPLAEGVEDADWLFAVVFIVSVLYTLIQAPTLPWLAARLGMVPAFATRDADVESAPLERLDADLIHVRVPPGSKLHGVEIGELRVPHGVNIALIVRGDTTTVPGPRTKLQHGDEILIVAPRALRRATESRLRAVGRRGRLAGWFGEHGREEPEDDD, encoded by the coding sequence GTGACCGTCGACTCTCTCAACGTCTTCCTGCTCGCGGGCGCCCTCGTGCTCATCACCGCCGTCGTCGCGGTGCGGGTGAGCGTGCGGCTGGGGCTGCCGAGCCTCGTGCTGTACCTGCTGATCGGCGTCGCGATCGGCGAGTCGGGGCTGGGCATCCAGTTCTCCGACCCCGACGTCGCGCAGTCGTTCGCGTACGCCGCGCTCGTGGTCATCCTGGCCGAGGGCGGGCTGACGACCCAGTGGGAGGCGGTGCGGCCCGCGTTCGGCATCGGGCTGTCGCTGGCGACGGTCGGCGTGGTCGTCAGCACGGCGGTCGTCGCGGTCGTCGGGCACCTGCTGCTCGGCCTGGACTGGCTGCCGGCGATCCTGCTGGGGGCGATCTTCGCCCCGACGGACGCCGCGGCGGTGTTCTCGACACTGCGCCGGCTGCCGTTGAAACGGCGACTGTCGGGTGCGCTGGAGTCGGAGTCCGGGCTCAACGACGCGCCGGCGATCGTGCTGGTGACCATTCTGGCGGCCGGCGCCGGACCTGACGACAACTTCCTGGTCATCGGGCTGACGGTGGTGTACGAGCTGCTCGGCGGGGCAGCGCTGGGCTACGTCGTGGGGAGGGCGGGGGCGGCGATCCTGCGCCGGACGGCGTTGCCGGCGTCCGGGCTGTACCCGCTGGTCGTCCTGACGCTGACGGTGCTGGCCTACGGTCTCGGCGCGTTCGCGCACATGAGCGGGTTCGCGGCCGTGTACATCGCGGCGCTGGTACTGGGCAACTCGCACCTGCCGCACCGCGCGGCGACCCGCTCGTTCGTCGAGGGGCTGGCCTGGCTGGCGCAGATCGGCCTGTTCGTCATGCTCGGCCTGCTGTCGTCGCCGTCGGACATGCCCGCGGCATTCGTCGCCGCCGTCGTCGCGGGGGCGGCCCTGACGTTCGTCGCCCGGCCGATCTCGGTGTGGGCCTCGACGGCGCCGTTCATGATGAGCGTGCGCGAGAAGATCTTCCTGTCCTGGGCCGGACTCCGTGGCGCCGTGCCGGTCGTGTTCGCGACCATTCCGCTCGCCGAGGGCGTCGAGGACGCCGACTGGCTGTTCGCCGTCGTCTTCATCGTCAGCGTCCTCTACACGCTCATCCAGGCGCCGACGCTGCCCTGGCTGGCCGCCCGGCTGGGCATGGTGCCGGCGTTCGCCACCCGTGACGCCGACGTCGAGTCCGCGCCGTTGGAACGCCTCGACGCCGACCTCATCCACGTCCGCGTGCCGCCCGGCTCGAAGCTGCACGGCGTCGAGATCGGCGAGCTGCGGGTGCCGCACGGCGTGAACATCGCGCTGATCGTCCGGGGCGACACGACCACCGTCCCCGGGCCGCGCACGAAGCTCCAGCACGGCGACGAGATCCTCATCGTCGCCCCACGTGCCCTGCGCCGCGCGACGGAGTCACGCCTGCGCGCCGTCGGCCGGCGTGGCCGCCTGGCCGGCTGGTTCGGCGAGCACGGCCGCGAGGAACCCGAGGACGACGACTGA